The nucleotide sequence AAAGAGGCGCTGGTCAGCGGTGTGCGGGCGCGCGTCCGACAGGCGATGGCCGGCGAGATCGCGTCACTCATCGACCGCTGGGAGGGCTCGTTCGATACATTGCTCGATGCGGTGGTTGATGCCTCGTTCGATCTGCAGATTGCGTATCAGCGTGAGCTCGATCTGTTCCGTAGACAAGTGCAGCCGGAGGCGATCCGCGGTCTTGCCGAGAGTCGGCGGCAGGCGGTTGTGCCATTCGCGCAAGCCATCCGTCGCGCGGTCGAGCGGGGCGAGGCAGCGGTACCCGGTGGAGATCCCGAGCTGCTCGCCTATCTGATTTCCAGCGCCATCGAAGAC is from Thermomicrobiales bacterium and encodes:
- a CDS encoding TetR/AcrR family transcriptional regulator — its product is MTQARQRGRPRLVSVEQRQTDLLDAALELFLQQGIEATTIAQIARRAGIASGTVYLYVDNKEALVSGVRARVRQAMAGEIASLIDRWEGSFDTLLDAVVDASFDLQIAYQRELDLFRRQVQPEAIRGLAESRRQAVVPFAQAIRRAVERGEAAVPGGDPELLAYLISSAIEDAVYSCLTFGIPSDVDALRTAAREMAHKLLAPNAAP